CCTCCGGTGACCCGCACCTTCCTGACGCCGAACCGATGGGCCATGACGCCGATGATCCAGAGCACCTCGTGATACCGGAGGATCTCGTCATGGGAGATCTTCTGGATTCCTTGGGGGGGCATGCAATAGCTGCAGCGGAAGTTGCACCGGTCGGTCAATGAGACCCTGAGGTATCGGAGCATCTTCCCGTTGGCTTCGCAGCTCGTCATGGTCGGCCTACAGAAGACGGACGGCATCGATCGGGAAGTCCACCGTCACCTCTCGATGCAGGTTCAGCCCCATCCCATCGTAGGAGGCGCGGCTCATGACGACCGTGAAGGTCTCACCCGCCTCCACCTCGATCCAGACCGTCTCCCCCTGGGACCTGATGCAGGTCACCTTCCCTGAGAAGGCGTTCGGGGAGCCGCCCGAACCGA
The window above is part of the Candidatus Eisenbacteria bacterium genome. Proteins encoded here:
- a CDS encoding GTP 3',8-cyclase MoaA yields the protein MTSCEANGKMLRYLRVSLTDRCNFRCSYCMPPQGIQKISHDEILRYHEVLWIIGVMAHRFGVRKVRVTGG